The Stieleria maiorica genome includes the window CATCAGCCGTGTCCCCATCATGCCCGTGCAGAGCCGGCTCGGCGCGGTTTATCGCGGCAAGGATTTCAGCCGCGATGGCTTCGATTTCGACGTGCACCAAGATGAACCAGTGTTCGTCTTCAAGCTTGACGAAATTCTGAATCGTCTCAAGATTGCCCAGCGCGATCGGGCCCCGGCGATCCAGGCGTCTCCAGTTGTACAGCGCATAGCCGTCATAGCTGAGGATCGGGGGCCGCTGCAGAATCCGACAGACGTGGCAAAGTGGAACGGCCAATACCGAAGGCAACAAATGGACACGAGGCTGGGAGACTTGGTTGATGTAAGCCGAGGCCAGAAACCCCAGTCGCACGTAGTACAATCGCAACTCGTCCAGGGACGATTGTCGTAACTCGTCTTCGGGCCACCTCGGGATGATGGTGCGTCGGATTTGATCGCGAAAGTCATCTTGCTCGAGTCGTTCGGGAAGCGATCCGCCGAGCTCGTCGAGACTGCTCAGTTGGGGAAAACGCCGGAACCTGGTCGCCGGATCATGAACCGGCAGAAAACCCCGCTTGGTGAAATGAGTGTCCATCATTACCTCCCACTGTTCAGGCACGATCGCAGACTCACCTCGGCGTCTGCCATCGGAATCGCCTTCGACGTAGCTGCACTCGCCGGAGCGTGGAGAAGACGGGGAACCACTTTCTGGCGAAGGTAGCTACGTTTGCCCCGGGGATTGGCGCCGCTGTGTGCATCCCTGTCATTATTCTACGCCCCGGCGTCGGGACCGGCCCCGGAATCTTGTTGATTCCAGCGTGGATCACGGTGCTGGGCAAAGGATGCCAAACCTTCCGCCGCTTCGTCACTTTGGCGCATCTTTTTGTGAATCGCCAAGGCGTCGTCCTGCAGATCGCTCGGGCAACCCGTCAATGCGCGAATCATCTGTTTGGTCTGTCGCACCGCCTCGGGACCACCTCGACAGACCGTTTCGGCGATCCCCAACGACTCCTGCAGCAAGTCGGCCGATTTGACGACGCGGTGCACCAGCCCCAACGCTTTCGCCCGGCGGGCGTCGATCGGTTCGGCGAGTAGGAACAGTTCTCGCATCTCCGAATCACGCAAGCGACGTGCGATCAAGGTCGCAGCAAGTGCGGGCACCAGACCGCGTCGAGTTTCCGGAAAACCGATCGTCACCTCTTCGCCGGCTACCGCAAAATCGCATGCGGCCAGCAGACCGGCGCCGCCTGCCATGGCGGCGCCTTGCACCACCGCGACCGTCACCAACGGACTGTTCATCAGAGAAGTGAAGGTCGTTTCCACCCATCGGGCGCTTTGCGGAGCGATGGCCGGGTCGGCGGCCTCGATCAAATCCAAGCCGGCGCAAAACACCGGACCGGCACCGCCAATGATCACGACACGACAGTCTGCGTCGGTTTCCAACTTCACGAACTGTTGGTGAAATTGTTGCATCAATTCAATCGACAACGCGTTTCGCTTTTGGGGACGATTGAGCGTGATGATGGCGGTGCTACGCGTCTCGCGTCGACACTGGATCAGTGGTTCCATTTCATCTCTCCGACGAGCGAAGTCTTTGTGGGATAGGCTTCCAGTGCTGTCCTTTCAAACGCGACAAATTCAAATGATCTGGCCGACCGGGTATGAGCTGGTCGGTGGATTGTTGTACGACGTCCTTTCTAGGTCGCCGCGCTAAGCCCCACGGGCGACGGCCCGGAAGGGCCATCGTACCCTGGAGCAGCGGGTGTGGGCGGCTAAAGCCTGAACACCAGCGCGTGCCCGTGCCATTCATGTCCATGCCTCGGGCAACGGAATCTGCAGCAACTTTTGCCCTAATGCCTTTCCCTGGGCATCCAATGCGATGGGGTTTAGGAGCATGCCCGACAAGACGAAATTCAATGCGTCCAGATTCGGCATTTCAAACCGGCGCACCGTCAATGGATCGACGCCGAAATGTTCGGCGACGCGGGCAGCGGTCAACCAGGATTCCAGCTGCGGATAATCGCCCGGTCGCCGCGCGATCACACCCAAATTGGCGTTGATGCCTTTGTCACCGCTGCGCGCCAAGGCGACATCGACCAATCGTCCGGTCGCTTCGCGAGTCGATGTTGTGACGTCGGGAGATGACCGAACGGCTGCGGTGGCCGACGGTCGTGCCGGGCTAGGTGGAGGGCCTTCGGCGGTGTCGGTATCAGACTGCGGCAGAAACGAAACTTCGATCTCCAACTGGTCTCTGGCGATCAAACAGGGCCAGTATCGAATCAGCGAGTGGACCTTGGGCCGGCCGAACGCATAGCCGGTCGTCCCGGGGGGGCCCGCGGTGATCAACGGCATCACGCTGCGACAAAACCGCTCGACGTGATTTCGCGACCGATCCGCGACCGCCAACCGCATGACGACTTCGGAAAATTCGTGGCTGCCGATGACATCGACGCACGAGTTTTGGAAGGTCAGCCCCGCGTCGGCCAGCCGCTGCAGTACCCCCGCGCCGGCCCGGCACGCTTTTTCGTGAGCCTGCTGGCCGATGATGGACAGTTGGGCAGCCGCCCAGTATCCGGCGTGATACGTCGCGCTGACTTTCAGGTTGGGTGGAGGGGGAAGCCCGCGAGCCCCGCTGATGCAAACCCGGTCCGCTCCGATTTGGCGCACCTGCACTGATTTCAGCGAAACGATCGCGTCGGGCGACAGGTACGCGTCGGGATCGCCGATTTCGTAAAGCAGCTGTTCCTTGACGGTCGATTCATTCACCCAGCCGCCGCTGCCGTTTGGTTTGGTGATCACGCAAGTCCCGTCCTGGGAAACTTCGGCTATCGGAAATCCGATTCGGCTTGATTCGGGGACTCGCAACCAGTCGGTCGAGATTCCGCCGGTGACCTGCGTTCCACATTCGATCAAATGGCCGGCGACCGTGGCGCCGGCGATGCGATTGTAGTCGTCCGGATCCCATCCAAAATGTGCAAGACACGGCCCGACGGTCAGGCTGGGGTCGGCCACCCTGCCGGCGATCACCAAGTCGGCGCCCCGCGACAATGCCTGGGCAATGGGCGATGCGCCGATGTAGGCATTCGCAGTGAGCAAGTGTTCTTCAACGGCATCGATAGATTGCCGGGTATCCAGGTTCCTCAGCTGCTCGCGGTTCGAATCACACGTCAGCAACGTCATCACGTCGTCGCCGGCGATGACGGCAATTTTCTTTTCAGGGCAATTCGTTCGCTGCAACAATCGTTGCGATGCGATCGCGCATCCCAGCGGATTCAAACCGCCGGCATTGGTCACCATGCGGCACCGGCCGCCTTGTTGAAAGTAGGGAACGAGCGTTTCCAAGACCTGGATGAAATCGTCGGCATAGCCGGCCTGTGGATCACGCTCGCGCTGGGCGGCCATGATCGACAGAGAGACTTCCGCCAAGAAGTCAAGCGTGATGAAATCCAATTCGGGCTCGCTGGCGAGCATCTCCGCGGCGGCTTCGATGCGGTCGCCCCAAAACCCGTGGGCGTTTCCAATTCGAACCGGATCTCGCATGATCGTCTCCAATCAAGCTGCGTTTGCCGGACGTGGATCAAACCAAGTTCACGTCAGCGGATAAATCATTGCACTTCGACCTGTCGGGCAGGATCTCCAAGGCCGTGTGGAGCCAACGGCGGGTGTGGTCGGGTGCGATGATGGCATCCACCCAACCGCGTGCCGCGCCGTACCGAATGTCGGTTTGTGCCTGGTAGCGATCGAAAGTCTCTTGATAGAGCTGGTCACGTTCTTGCGTGGAGTATTCGTGACCTTGCCGATGCGCATCACGAATTCTCAGGTCGGTTAGTGTGCCGGCGGCCGAGGCAGCTCCCATCACCGCGTACCTCGCGTTGGGCCAGGCCACGATCAGCCAAGGATCGTAGGCTTTTCCGCACAACGCATAGTTACCGGCGCCGAAGGAGCCGCCAATGATGACCGTCAACTTGGGTACGGTCGCGGTGCTGACCGCATGCACCAGTTCGGCCCCCGAGCGAATGATGCCCGATTGTTCGGCAGCGACACCGACCATGAATCCCTGAACGTCTTGAAGAAAAATCAGCGGCAATCCGACTTGATTGCAGTCGTTGACAAAACGAGCTGCCTTTTCGACCGAGTCGCCGTACAACACACCGCCGATCTGCAACTGGTGCTCTGCGGTCATCGATCGTTTGCGTTGATTGGCAACGATGCCCACCGCCCGACCGCAAAGTTTGGCAAACGTTGTGATCAACGTTGGCCCGTATTCGGATTTGTATTCCTGTATCGAATCGGCATCGACGATCGCACGAATCACATCGCGGGTATCGAATTCCCGGCGGCCGTCGGCAGACACCAAATCGTACAGGTCTTCGGCGGGACGTTCGGTTTGGAAGCGATCGATAACGTCCGAATTGGCTCGGTCCCTGGATCGCAAGTCGGGCAGCAAGCCGACCAGCGATCGCAAGCGAGCGATGCAGGCTTCGTCATCGGGCTCGCGAAAATCGACCGTGCCGCTGATCTGGGAGTGCATTTTTGCGCCGCCCAAGGATTCCGGGTCGGCGTCCTGCCCGATCGCCGCTTTGACCAGCGAGCGACCGGCCAGGCACATCTGGCTGCCGTCGGTCATCAACAGTTTGTCGCACAGAACGGGCAGGTAAGCACCGCCGGCGATGCAGTTTCCCATCACCGCCGCATACTGCGGAACCCCCATCGCGGAAAGGACGGCGTTGTTGCGAAAGATGCGGCCGAAGTCATCTTCATCGGGAAAGATCTCGTCTTGCAACGGCAAGAACACTCCGGCCGAATCAACCAGGTACAACAACGGCAGCCGAAACCGCATCGCGATCTTCTGGGCGCGCAAGACCTTCTTGACGGACTGGGGAAAGAACGCGCCGGCCTTCACCGAGGAATCGTTGGCGACCACCATCACCGGTCGCCCGCAGACGCGGCCGATCCCCACAATAACGCCTGCCGCCGGTACCTCGCCCCACTGGTCGTACATCCGCCAAGCGGCCCAGATTCCCAGTTCAAAAAACGTGCTGCCGGGATCCACCAACGCGCCGATTCGCTGCCGAGCCGATAGCCGGTCGGAGTGACGTTGTTTGGCTGCACCTCCGTTGGTCTCGCGTCCGCTGGCTTCGCGGATCCGACTTTCGTCACGCATCAATGCTTCGGTCACATCGCGCAAGTCATTCATAATGACACCGTGAACAAATCGATCGTTTGTCGACGTGTCCAACACGTCGCCGCAATGTTTCATTATATCCCGCAATGGCCCAGGGACCCGCGAATCACGGATTCTGAACCGGCGACCTGATGCCACGCAACGAGAAGTCTCGAACGCTCCGGCGACGACTTGTAGAATGGAAACAGGGGCTGATTTGATTTGGTTGGTGTTTAGCCTTTAGGCGATTTCCTCTCGCTGCTCCGCAGCGAGAGACGACGGCCCGGAAGGGCCATCGTACCCGGAGCAGCGAGAGACGACGGCCCGGAAGGGCCATCGTACCCGGAGCAGCGAGAGACGACGTCGCGGAAGGGACGTCGTACCGGGAGCAGCGGGGGTGGGCGGCGAAAGCTTGGGCACCAACACGTGTACCCGTGCCATACGGGCGGAGTTCTTTTCGAAGGAGATGCTGGTGGCGACCACACTCCACAGCCA containing:
- a CDS encoding enoyl-CoA hydratase/isomerase family protein → MEPLIQCRRETRSTAIITLNRPQKRNALSIELMQQFHQQFVKLETDADCRVVIIGGAGPVFCAGLDLIEAADPAIAPQSARWVETTFTSLMNSPLVTVAVVQGAAMAGGAGLLAACDFAVAGEEVTIGFPETRRGLVPALAATLIARRLRDSEMRELFLLAEPIDARRAKALGLVHRVVKSADLLQESLGIAETVCRGGPEAVRQTKQMIRALTGCPSDLQDDALAIHKKMRQSDEAAEGLASFAQHRDPRWNQQDSGAGPDAGA
- a CDS encoding acyclic terpene utilization AtuA family protein, with amino-acid sequence MRDPVRIGNAHGFWGDRIEAAAEMLASEPELDFITLDFLAEVSLSIMAAQRERDPQAGYADDFIQVLETLVPYFQQGGRCRMVTNAGGLNPLGCAIASQRLLQRTNCPEKKIAVIAGDDVMTLLTCDSNREQLRNLDTRQSIDAVEEHLLTANAYIGASPIAQALSRGADLVIAGRVADPSLTVGPCLAHFGWDPDDYNRIAGATVAGHLIECGTQVTGGISTDWLRVPESSRIGFPIAEVSQDGTCVITKPNGSGGWVNESTVKEQLLYEIGDPDAYLSPDAIVSLKSVQVRQIGADRVCISGARGLPPPPNLKVSATYHAGYWAAAQLSIIGQQAHEKACRAGAGVLQRLADAGLTFQNSCVDVIGSHEFSEVVMRLAVADRSRNHVERFCRSVMPLITAGPPGTTGYAFGRPKVHSLIRYWPCLIARDQLEIEVSFLPQSDTDTAEGPPPSPARPSATAAVRSSPDVTTSTREATGRLVDVALARSGDKGINANLGVIARRPGDYPQLESWLTAARVAEHFGVDPLTVRRFEMPNLDALNFVLSGMLLNPIALDAQGKALGQKLLQIPLPEAWT
- a CDS encoding acyl-CoA carboxylase subunit beta; its protein translation is MNDLRDVTEALMRDESRIREASGRETNGGAAKQRHSDRLSARQRIGALVDPGSTFFELGIWAAWRMYDQWGEVPAAGVIVGIGRVCGRPVMVVANDSSVKAGAFFPQSVKKVLRAQKIAMRFRLPLLYLVDSAGVFLPLQDEIFPDEDDFGRIFRNNAVLSAMGVPQYAAVMGNCIAGGAYLPVLCDKLLMTDGSQMCLAGRSLVKAAIGQDADPESLGGAKMHSQISGTVDFREPDDEACIARLRSLVGLLPDLRSRDRANSDVIDRFQTERPAEDLYDLVSADGRREFDTRDVIRAIVDADSIQEYKSEYGPTLITTFAKLCGRAVGIVANQRKRSMTAEHQLQIGGVLYGDSVEKAARFVNDCNQVGLPLIFLQDVQGFMVGVAAEQSGIIRSGAELVHAVSTATVPKLTVIIGGSFGAGNYALCGKAYDPWLIVAWPNARYAVMGAASAAGTLTDLRIRDAHRQGHEYSTQERDQLYQETFDRYQAQTDIRYGAARGWVDAIIAPDHTRRWLHTALEILPDRSKCNDLSADVNLV